The Alphaproteobacteria bacterium genome window below encodes:
- a CDS encoding corrinoid protein translates to EGIIMVIHPDGENQGLMDLVAASRMDVADAVTPWPMTKVRIGDYYDHWCRPGHLTIHGGIPEMLLLEESSTWEELESYMDDFFQAVAPGHHFVASIGDTTPPNADFSRLEYIGERIAREGSLPLRAGDFQPLGEADMAAAARATEPAAAPEVEEAYQRITDDVLEGDEEAVLVHARELLDQGFEAGDILNKGMLPAMDVIGSRFSDGTVFIPEVLLSARAMNQGLELLEPHLVGESGGPGKIVIGTVNGDLHDIGKNMVVSMLKGVGFKVVDLGANVEVVEFVEAVRDEQPDVLGLSALLTTTMPQIREVIEGLEHSQLRRSVKVIIGGAPVNQKFADDAGADGYAQDAGEAVTLTKRLLLV, encoded by the coding sequence CGAAGGCATCATCATGGTCATCCACCCCGACGGCGAGAACCAGGGCCTGATGGATCTGGTGGCCGCCAGCCGCATGGACGTGGCCGATGCGGTGACGCCTTGGCCCATGACCAAGGTGCGCATCGGGGACTATTACGACCACTGGTGCCGGCCCGGGCACTTGACCATCCACGGCGGCATCCCGGAGATGCTGTTGCTGGAGGAATCCTCGACCTGGGAGGAGCTCGAGAGCTACATGGACGATTTCTTCCAGGCCGTGGCGCCGGGCCACCACTTCGTCGCCTCGATCGGCGACACCACGCCGCCCAATGCCGATTTCTCACGCCTCGAATACATCGGCGAGCGCATCGCCCGTGAGGGCAGCCTGCCGCTCAGGGCCGGCGACTTCCAGCCGCTCGGCGAGGCCGACATGGCCGCCGCCGCCCGGGCCACGGAACCGGCCGCGGCGCCCGAGGTGGAAGAAGCCTACCAGCGCATCACCGACGACGTGCTGGAGGGCGACGAGGAAGCCGTGCTGGTGCACGCCCGCGAGTTGCTCGACCAGGGCTTCGAGGCCGGCGACATCTTGAACAAGGGCATGCTGCCGGCCATGGACGTGATCGGCAGCCGCTTCAGCGACGGCACGGTGTTCATCCCCGAGGTGCTGCTTTCGGCCCGGGCCATGAACCAGGGGCTGGAGCTTTTGGAGCCCCACCTGGTGGGTGAAAGCGGGGGTCCGGGCAAGATCGTCATCGGCACGGTGAACGGCGATCTCCACGACATCGGCAAGAACATGGTGGTCAGCATGCTCAAGGGCGTGGGCTTCAAGGTGGTAGATCTGGGTGCCAACGTCGAGGTCGTCGAATTCGTCGAGGCGGTGCGCGACGAGCAACCCGACGTGCTGGGTCTGTCGGCGCTGCTCACCACCACCATGCCGCAGATCCGAGAGGTTATCGAGGGACTGGAGCATTCGCAGCTCAGGCGTAGCGTCAAGGTCATCATCGGTGGGGCGCCGGTGAACCAGAAGTTCGCCGACGACGCCGGCGCCGACGGCTACGCCCAGGACGCCGGCGAGGCCGTGACGCTGACCAAGAGGTTGCTGCTGGTTTAG
- a CDS encoding flagellin, whose protein sequence is MAMSVNTNAGAMIALQNLSKTNKGLETTQLRVTTGLKVNGPKDDAATFAIAQNMRGDIAGMQAVKLALSMGEATVNVAISAGKAVSDLLIEMKAKVVQANQAGLDTDSMTALNNEFTSLRAQLDTVVLSAEFNGKNLITSGATALAVLSTVEGSTIAVSQQIIDATTLDVQSSSLTDTTDAGTALTQIDTAMVTVSNALASLGSSAKRVEIQGEFMVQLVDILKQGVGNLVDADLAEESANLQSLQIKQQLGVQALSIANAGPQSILRLFT, encoded by the coding sequence ATGGCTATGTCAGTGAATACCAATGCCGGCGCCATGATTGCGCTGCAAAACTTGAGCAAGACCAACAAGGGTCTCGAAACCACGCAGTTGCGCGTCACCACCGGCCTCAAGGTAAATGGGCCCAAGGACGACGCCGCGACCTTCGCCATTGCCCAGAACATGCGCGGCGACATCGCCGGCATGCAAGCCGTCAAATTGGCCCTATCCATGGGCGAAGCCACGGTCAACGTGGCCATCTCGGCGGGCAAGGCGGTTTCCGACCTCTTGATCGAGATGAAGGCCAAGGTGGTGCAGGCCAACCAGGCCGGCTTGGACACCGATTCCATGACGGCGCTGAACAACGAATTCACCTCGCTCAGAGCCCAGCTCGACACCGTCGTGCTGAGCGCCGAGTTCAACGGCAAGAACCTGATCACCTCGGGCGCCACGGCGCTGGCCGTGCTCAGCACCGTCGAGGGCTCGACGATTGCCGTGTCGCAACAGATCATCGATGCCACCACGCTTGACGTGCAAAGCTCGAGCCTGACCGACACCACCGACGCCGGTACGGCGCTGACCCAAATCGACACGGCCATGGTGACGGTCTCGAACGCGCTGGCTTCGCTGGGCTCCTCGGCCAAACGGGTCGAGATCCAGGGCGAGTTCATGGTCCAGCTCGTCGACATCCTCAAGCAGGGCGTGGGCAATCTGGTCGATGCCGACCTGGCCGAGGAAAGCGCCAACCTGCAGTCGCTGCAGATCAAGCAACAGCTCGGCGTCCAGGCCTTGTCGATCGCCAACGCCGGACCGCAGTCGATCCTCCGGCTCTTCACCTAG